The sequence CGATCCGGACAACGACGGCGACGGCATCTCCGACGGCGAGGACCGGTGCCCCAACACGCCCGGCAAGGTGGAGCATCGCGGGTGCCCGGAGGATCAGGACACCGATGGCGACGGCATCCCCGACGTGCTGGATGCGTGCCCCGACAAGCCCGGCCCCAAGGAATACGACGGGTGCCCGGACTCCGACGGCGACGAGGTGCCCGACAACGTGGATGACTGTCCGGACCTGTCCGGCCCGCCCGAGAACAACGGGTGCCCCTACGACTCGCCGCCCTTCGTGCTCGTCGAGTCCGACCGCATCCGCATCAAGGGCAACATCCTCTTCGAGACGGGCCAGGCGAAGATCCAGAAGCAGTCGTTCAAGCTGCTGGACGAGGTGGCCACCGTGCTCCGGCGCAACCCCACGCTCGGCCCCGTCCTCATCGAGGGCCACACCGACAACGTGGGCTCGCGCAACTACAACGTCGACCTGTCCCAGCGCCGCGCCAAGGCCGTTCTGGACTACCTCGTCAGCAAGGGCATCGACCGCAAGCGTCTGAGTTCCAAGGGCTTCGGCTTCGACCAGCCCATCGCGACCAATGACACGCCGCTGGGCCGCGCCAAGAACCGACGCGTCGAGTTCCGTCTCGTGAAGTCCGAGGTGGAGACCGCGCCCCGGGAGATTCAGGTTCCCGCGCCCCCGCCCCCGGCAGCGCCTCCCTCGGGGACACCCGCCGCCCCGGCGGCGCCTGCTCCCGCTCCGGCCGCTTCGAGCCCGGCCCCGGCGGCCCCTGCTCCCGCCAAGCCCACTCCGGGCCCGGCTCCGGCGGCGCCCAAGCCGTGAGGCGCGGGCGCGGGGCCCGGAGGCTCAGGGCTTGAGCGCCCGTTCGATGCGCTGGCGGATGGCGGCCTCGGACAGCGAGCCGCGCACCGCGTCCGTCACCTTGCCCTCACGGTCCAGGAAGTAGAGCGTGGGCAGGGCTTCCACGCGGTAGGCCCGCGCGATGTCGTCGCCCGCGTACACCACGTAAGGCCCCAGGTCCGGCAGGCGGCGCTTGACGAAGTCCGCCACCACGCGGGGCGCCACGTCGGCGTCATCCCGGCTGGCCGCGACGAAGGCCAGCCCCTGGCCCTCGTACTCCTTGGCCAGCTTCACCAGCGAGGGCATCTCCTCCTGGCACGGGCCGCACCACGTCGCCCAGAAGTCGAGCATCACCACCTTGCCGCGCAGGTCCTCCAGCGCCATCGAGCCGCCCTCGTAGCGCTCCAGGGTGAACTCGGACATCGCGGCGCCCTCCGGGGCCAGCCGGGCCCGCCGCGCCTCCATCACCCCCAGGTACACCATCCCCGCGAGCCCAAACCCCGCCGACAATACCAGCAGGACCTTGGGCATGCTCCCACCGCCCCCACCCGGGCGGGGCGGCGGCGTCTCCTGGGGTTGCATCACCGGCTCCGTCACGCGTCACCCTTCCTCGTCAGGCGGCGGTGCACGAGCGTCAGCACCGCGCGCACCCCCGCTTTCACCCGCGGATGGCGGACCACCCACCCCGCGAGCCAGGGGCCATATCGATAGTAACCCCGAATGAAGGCCCGGCCGATCCCATGCTGGCTCAGCACCTCGTCCCGGAAGGCCCGGAAGGCCACCAGCTCGGGCGCCCAGGGCCCGAATGCCGCCGTCGCCACGAAGCACGAGGCCGCCGGGCTGATCCACATCAACCGGCCGTTGGTGACGTTCACCACCACCTTCAGCTTCGGCTCCTCCGTATAGAGAAACGCCAGCAAGTCCCGCCGCGCCGCGGGGAACTCGGCGCCGCTGGCCTCCTCGAAGTCGATGCGCGTGTTGCCCCCGCTGCCCAGCTCGTCCACCGTGAAGCGGAAGCGGTTGGAGCTGCTCAGCCGCTCCACCTCCAGCCCCCGCAGCTCGCCAAAGTACGCCTTGAACGGGGTCTGGCACGCCGGGCAGAGGAAGCGGTGGTAGGCGTGGCTCGCCGTGAACGCGTAGTCGTCGATGCGCTTGCACCCCGTGTTGGGGCAGGCGAGCTTCACCTTGGCTTGAGGCGCCGCCTGGGGATCATACCGCGACAGGCCCGTGTGCTTGTCGTACACGGCGGGCAGCTCCAGCGGCCGCGTGCCCAGGTTGCGCGTGGGGTGCGCCGCCCGCTCCAGCGTCAGCGCCAGCCGCCACGCGGCCTCCGCGGGCCCCAGGCGGCCGGCCACCGTGTGGCAGAGCCCCTCGGCGTGCGCTCGCACCGCGGCGAGGATGCCATGCGCCGCCGCGGGGGCTTCCGGCTCCCGCGTCACGGCCAGGGCTTCGGCCAGGACCTTCTCGACGTCCGGCAACAGGGACGAGGCCGCCTTGCGGGCCGGATCCTCGGCGCGCCGGTACAGGGGAGGCTCGGGGATGCGGGCGAACAAGGCCGAGGCGTTCGCGCGCAAGCGCTCCAGCGCCACGGGCAGTTCCTCCCGCCGCACACCCATTTGTGCCGCCCTCGCCTGGGCGGCCTGGAACAAGTCTTCAGGCTGCAAGGCGGCCCACATTACGGGTGCCTCCCGGCCCTGTCAGCGCCGAAACCGGGGGTGCCCCAAAACTGGCCCTGGCCGCCCCCTTGATGTACGAGGAGGTAGGAGGCTGTAAACGCATGGGGATTCTGAAGTTCCTGGTGTGGACGGCGTGCGCGGTGGGACTGGGCATCTTCCTGGCCCAGGGACGGATCGACGGGCGGACGCCGCTGGACCACATGGACCGGGCGTGGAAGCGCACCACACACCCCTCGCAGATGGACCGCATGAAAAATGGGGTGGAGCGGGTGAAGGGCGGGCTGGAGGGCGCCCTGGACGATGCGCAGGAGGCTGTTGGCCAGAAGACAGCCGCGGGCCCCCGGGAGCGCATCACCGCGGAGGACCGTGCGGCGGTGAATCGCATCATTGCCCAGAAGAAGTAAGCAGCCCCGCCGCCCAGACTCCTCCCGCTTCCGCGACCGCGTCCGCCTCCCTAGCTTGATCGAGACGGTGGTCGGGGTGTGTGGAGGCGGTCCATGGTGAGGACTCAGGCGAAGGGCGTGCTGCTGGCGATCGCATGCACGCTGGGGGTGGCGGGACCCGCCGTGGCAGCACAGCGCCGGGGCGGCGAACGGCTCTGGCTCGAGGCGAAGGGTCAGGAAGTGCGCACCCAGCGCTCCACGCTCAGCCAGGTGGCCCGGTCCGCCATGCCCTCCGTGGTCTCCATCACCACCCGGCAGGTGAGCACCGAGGCCTCCGGCGAGGAGGAGTCCCAGAAGGGCATCGGCTCGGGCTTCATCATCCATCCGGACGGCTACATCCTCACCAGCGACCACGTGGTGGAGGGGGCCTCGGACATCACCGTCTCGGTGCTCTCGCCCGAGGGGTATGCCGAGGAGTTCCCCGCCGAGGTGGTGGGCGCCGATGCCCGCACGGACTGCGCGCTGCTGCGCATCCAGGCAGGCAGGCCGCTGCCCGCCCTGAAGCTCTCCTCGGCCTCGCGCGTGGAGGTGGCTGACTGGATCGTCGTCATCGGCAACCCCTTCGGGCTGGCGCACTCCGTCACGGTGGGCGTCGTCAGCTACAAGGGCCGCACCGAGGTGACGCCCAACGGGCGGGACGGGGACTTCGACTACATGCAGATGGACGCGTCCATCAACCCGGGCAACTCCGGGGGGCCCGTGCTGGACCTGAAGGGCCACGTGGTGGCCATCGCCAATGCGGTCAACGTGGCCGGCCAGGGCATCGGCTTCGCCGTCCCCATCGACATCGCCAAGGCGGTGCTGCCGCACCTGAAGGCCCACGGCAAGGTGCGCCGGGGCTGGATGGGCATCACCGTGGAGGACTTCTCTCCGGGCATGGTCTCGGAGTTCGGCCTGGAGGGCTCACGCCCGGGCGTCGTCGTCTCGGGCGTGGCGGAGCAAGGGCCCGCCGGCCGGGCGGGGCTGCGCGCCGGGGACGTCATCGTGGCCCTCAACGCCCAGCCGGTGGCCCGGGCCCACAAGCTGCGCTGGCAGGTGTCCTCCCGGGGCGCGGGCCGGAGCGTGGTGCTCCAGGTCCGCCGGGGCGGCCACCCCCTGAAGCTGCGCGTCACCCTGGAGGATCTGCCCGAGGAGCAGGCGCCCGTGGCCCCCGTGGCCGCCAGGCCCTCGCCCCCCAGCAAGCCCGTCCGGTCGCCCTGATCGGCCCTGTTGACGCATCCAGACCGCGACGCGGCTTGCGTTCCCCTTGCGTGAGCGCTACACAGTGCGCCTTTTCGTCCCCTGACGGGCCACCTGGCGTGGCGTCCGGGCACGCATCGCAAGGTAAGAGAGGACCCCCATGGCCGAGGAAGCCAAGAAGACCAACCCCCACAAGAGCTGGCCGCGGACGGCCAAGGGCGGCGGCAAGAAGGCGTGCACTGTCGAGGGCTGCAAGCGCCCCTACCGCGCCAAGGGCTACTGCTTCTTCCACTTCAAGAAGTGGCGTCAGGCGGAGCTGCCCCACTCCCGTTACCGCACGTGCTCCAAGCCGGAGTGCCGCGCGAAGACCTCCAAGGGCGGCCTGTGCGAGAAGCACTACGCCGAGACCTACAAGAAGGAGGCGGCGGCCTAGAGCCGTCGCCCCGGGCGCCTCCTTCCCTCAGGAAGCCGAGGCGCCCCGCTTCACCCCCCGCCCCAGGTGCTTGAAGGCCGAGAGCCACAGCTCCGCCTCGCGCTGGGTCAGCTTCGCCCGAAGCAAGGTCCGCTCCATCTCGCGCAGCACGTGCTCCGGCGCCTGCGGGTTGAGGAACTCCGAGGCCAGCAGCACCTCGTTCATCCGGGTGCCCAGCGCGGTGAGCGTGCCCATGCGCGCGCCCGGCTCGGGCTCGGGCGGCAGCGCGGGCTGAGCCCCCTCCCGGCCACACAGGTACAGCAGCACGCTGGCCGCCTGGGCCAGGTTCATCGAGGGCTGCACCTCACTCGTCGGGATGACGAGGACATCCGCGCACACCGCCAGCTCCGCGTCGGACAGGCCCCGCTGCTCCCCGCCCAGCACCAGCGCCACCCGGCCCCGGGCGCTCTCCTCCGCGAGCCGCCGCGCCGCCTGTTCCGGCGTGAGCGGAACGCGGCCCTTGAGCTGGGTACGAGAGGTGGTGCCAACGGCGTACACGCACTCCGACAGGGCCTCGGGCAATTCGCGGGCCACCGCCATCCGCTCCAGCACCTGCTCTCCTTTGACGGCGAGCCGCTCGGCGCCGCGGAAGGCGTAGGTGGCGGGATCCGACAGCACGAGGCGGAAAAACCCAAAGTTCGCCATCACCCGGGCCACGGCCCCCAGGTTGTCTGGAGAACGCGTCTGATGAAGGACAACGGTCAACTGCTCGCCCAGCCCCATACCCTGGAGTTTAGCTGGATGCCCCGGGCGGTGATCGGTATATTCCCGCCTGATGCGTCGCTGGGTCCCCGCACTTCTCGTGTCTCTCGTCCTCGTCGCCTGTGGCGGCGCAGGCACTCCCGCGCGCACGGCGCCCAGCGCACGCCAGGCCCTCACGGGCTCGCCGGAGGCGCTCGAGTTCGAGTCCGCCTCCACGCGGCTGGAGCTGTTCCGGGAGCTGGCCCGGCTGTCCGAGCACGAGGCGGGGCGCGCAGCGCAGGCCCTCGTCCTCTTCCCCATCACCCAGAGCGGGGAGCTGGTGGCGGCGCCGGGCTTCGAGGCCCGGATGGACCTGCTCCAGTCGCCCGAGACGGGCGGGGCGATGCAGCTCGCCTTCGAGGGCCGCGTGGGAGAGCCCTGGCAGGATGACCGCCGGGACAGCCTCCAGGGCCTGTCCGAGCGCGAGGCCGCCGAGCTGGTGGCGCGCACCCTGCTGACCCACTGGCAGATCCAGCCCGCGGGCCCCGTGCAGGTGGAGCGTGTCCCGGGCGCCCCGTATGCGGTCGCCTACGTGGATGGCATCCTGCGCATCAACCCCGCCTTCCTCTATCTGGCGGCGGCCTCAGGTCCTGCTTCCCCTGCGGTGGGCGTCCAGTAGAGTCCGCGCCACCCGCAAACCCGCGGGTCCCGAGGCGCCTCGTGAACACGTCCGCTCTCCACGCGCAGCTTTCTCACACCCTGCGGCAGACGCACCTGCCCGCGCTGGGCTCGCACTACCAGGGCAAGGTCCGCGACACCTACCGGAAGCAGGACCGGCTCATCCTGGTCACCAGCGACCGGCTGTCCGCGTTTGACCATGTCCTGACCACCATCCCCTTCAAGGGCGAGGTGCTCAACCGGCTGGCGACGTTCTGGTTCGAGAAGACCCGGCACATCATCCCCAACCACGTGCTGGATGTGCCGGACCCCAACGTCACCGTGGCCCGCGCGTGCCAGCCCTTCGCCATCGAGCTGGTGGTGCGCGGCTACCTCACCGGCAGCCTGTGGCGCGACTACCAGAAGGGCACGCACACCGCCTACGGCCTGCCCTTCCCGGAGGGGCTGCGCAAGGACGAGCGCTTCCCCACCCCGCTCATCACCCCCTCCACCAAGGCCGAGTACGGGCAGCACGACGAGCCCATCTCCGAGGCGGCCATCCTCGCCAAGGGGCTGGCGAGCCCCCGCGACTGGGCCCGGCTCTCCGAGGCCGCCCTGGGGCTGTTCGCCGAGGGCCAGCGCCAGGCGCGCGAGCGGGGCCTCATCCTCGTGGACACCAAGTACGAGTTCGGAAAGGTGGGCGACGCGCTCTACGTCATCGACGAGATGCACACCCCGGACTCCAGCCGCTACTGGGTGGCGGACGAGTACGAGGCGCGCTTCGCCCAGGGCGAGGACCAGCGGATGCTCGACAAGGAGAACATCCGCCAGTGGCTCATCCGCGAGCGGAACTTCTCGGGCCAGGGCACGCCCCCGCCGATTCCCGACGCGGTGCGCGTGGAGCTGGCGGAGAAGTACCTCTCGGCCTACGCGCGCATCACCGGCGGCGCGCTCCCGCTGGAGCCCGGGGATGTGCACGCGCGCATCGAGAAGAACCTGCGCGCGGGCGGCTACCTGTAGGCGGCCGCGCCGCTAGCCGGTGCGGCCGAACACCCGGCGGAAGATGTCGTCCACGTGCCGCGTGTGGTAGCCCGTGGAGAAGCAGTCGCGGATCTCCTCGGCCGTCATCACCTTCAGCAGGTCCGCGTCCCCGAGGAGGGCCGTGCGGAAGTCCGCCCCCTCCTCGTACATCTTCATCGCGTTGCGCTGGACGACGACGTAGGCGGCTTGCCGGTCCATGCCCTTGCGCGCCAGCTCCAGCAGGATGCGCTGCGAGTTCACCACGCCGCCGAGCAGCTCCAGGTTCTTCTGCATCTGCTCGGGGTAGACGCGCAGGTTCTCCATCAGCCCCGCGAAGCGGTGGAGCATGAAGTCCATGACGATGGTGGCATCCGGCCCAATCACCCGCTCCACGGACGAGTGGGAGATGTCCCGCTCGTGCCACAGCGCCACGTCCTCCAGCGCGCTCACCGCGTAGCCGCGCAGCAGCCGCGCCAGCCCCGACAGGTTCTCCGACAGGATGGGGTTGCGCTTGTGCGGCATGGCGCTGGAGCCCTTCTGCCCCGGCGTGAAGGCCTCCTCCACCTCGCGCACCTCCGTGCGCTGCAGGTGGCGGATCTCCACCGCGAACTTCTCGATGCTGGCGCCCAGGAGGGCCAGCGCCCCGAAGAACTCCGCGTGCCGGTCTCTCTGGACGATCTGGCTGGAGGCCGGGGCCGGGTGCAGGCCCAGCTTGCGGCACACGGTCTCCTCCACCGCGGGCGGCAGGTGCGCGAACGTGCCCACCGCGCCGGAAATCTTCCCGACGGCGATGGTCTCCCGCGCCCGCTCCAGCCGGGCCCGGCCCCGGCTCAGCTCGTCGTACCAGATGGCCAGCTTGTGGCCGAAGGTGATGGGCTCGGCGTGGATGCCGTGGCTGCGGCCCATCATCACCGTGAGCCGGTGCTCGAAGGCGCGCTTCTCCACCGCCGCCATCGCCCGCCCCAGGCCCTTCAGGATGAGGTCCAACGCGTCGCGCAGCGTGAGCCCCAGCGAGGTGTCCAGCACGTCCGAGGACGTCATGCCCAGGTGCAGCCAGCGGGCGCTCGGCCCCACCCGCTCCTCCATGAAGGTCAGGAACGCGATGACGTCGTGTTTGGTGGTGCGCTCAATCTCCTCGATGCGCGCGGCGTCCTCGGGGGTGAAGTCCCCGGCCTTGGCCCGGCAGTCCTCCAGCGCCTCGCGCGGGGCAAGGCCTGCCTCCACCATGCCCTCCAGCGCCGTGAGTTCCACGTCGCGCCAGCGGCGCAAGCGGGCCACATCGGACCAAAGGGAGGACATCTCCTGCCGGCTGTATCGAGGAATCACGCGTCGACCTTTATGAAAGAGCCCTGTCGGGGAAATGAACGGACGGCCAGCGTCATGGCTGAAGCCCCGAGCAGCAGCGGAACCCCACCGTGCCCGAGCGTGCCGAGGGAAGCCCATTGAGCCGCGCCGAGCAGCGCACCGCGAACGCCGAGCGGTTGAACGCCCCACCCTTCTGCGTCATGTCCGCCCCCCCGGCGTACGGCGTGGCCGTCCACTCCGCCACGTTGCCCGAGAGGTCCGCGACCCCGTACGAGGAGCGGCACTGCGGGAAGTGGCCCGCCGCGGCCAGCACCCGGTCATTGCCCGCCGCGTCGTCGGTGCTGCAGCGGTCCGCATCGAACGCGTTGCCGTAGGGGAAGCGCGCATTGCCCGCGCCCTTGCACGCCTTCTCCCACTCC is a genomic window of Stigmatella erecta containing:
- the purB gene encoding adenylosuccinate lyase, giving the protein MIPRYSRQEMSSLWSDVARLRRWRDVELTALEGMVEAGLAPREALEDCRAKAGDFTPEDAARIEEIERTTKHDVIAFLTFMEERVGPSARWLHLGMTSSDVLDTSLGLTLRDALDLILKGLGRAMAAVEKRAFEHRLTVMMGRSHGIHAEPITFGHKLAIWYDELSRGRARLERARETIAVGKISGAVGTFAHLPPAVEETVCRKLGLHPAPASSQIVQRDRHAEFFGALALLGASIEKFAVEIRHLQRTEVREVEEAFTPGQKGSSAMPHKRNPILSENLSGLARLLRGYAVSALEDVALWHERDISHSSVERVIGPDATIVMDFMLHRFAGLMENLRVYPEQMQKNLELLGGVVNSQRILLELARKGMDRQAAYVVVQRNAMKMYEEGADFRTALLGDADLLKVMTAEEIRDCFSTGYHTRHVDDIFRRVFGRTG
- a CDS encoding RNA methyltransferase; the encoded protein is MGLGEQLTVVLHQTRSPDNLGAVARVMANFGFFRLVLSDPATYAFRGAERLAVKGEQVLERMAVARELPEALSECVYAVGTTSRTQLKGRVPLTPEQAARRLAEESARGRVALVLGGEQRGLSDAELAVCADVLVIPTSEVQPSMNLAQAASVLLYLCGREGAQPALPPEPEPGARMGTLTALGTRMNEVLLASEFLNPQAPEHVLREMERTLLRAKLTQREAELWLSAFKHLGRGVKRGASAS
- a CDS encoding phosphoribosylaminoimidazolesuccinocarboxamide synthase encodes the protein MNTSALHAQLSHTLRQTHLPALGSHYQGKVRDTYRKQDRLILVTSDRLSAFDHVLTTIPFKGEVLNRLATFWFEKTRHIIPNHVLDVPDPNVTVARACQPFAIELVVRGYLTGSLWRDYQKGTHTAYGLPFPEGLRKDERFPTPLITPSTKAEYGQHDEPISEAAILAKGLASPRDWARLSEAALGLFAEGQRQARERGLILVDTKYEFGKVGDALYVIDEMHTPDSSRYWVADEYEARFAQGEDQRMLDKENIRQWLIRERNFSGQGTPPPIPDAVRVELAEKYLSAYARITGGALPLEPGDVHARIEKNLRAGGYL
- a CDS encoding TlpA family protein disulfide reductase, with amino-acid sequence MPKVLLVLSAGFGLAGMVYLGVMEARRARLAPEGAAMSEFTLERYEGGSMALEDLRGKVVMLDFWATWCGPCQEEMPSLVKLAKEYEGQGLAFVAASRDDADVAPRVVADFVKRRLPDLGPYVVYAGDDIARAYRVEALPTLYFLDREGKVTDAVRGSLSEAAIRQRIERALKP
- a CDS encoding vegetative protein, producing the protein MAEEAKKTNPHKSWPRTAKGGGKKACTVEGCKRPYRAKGYCFFHFKKWRQAELPHSRYRTCSKPECRAKTSKGGLCEKHYAETYKKEAAA
- a CDS encoding S1C family serine protease — protein: MVRTQAKGVLLAIACTLGVAGPAVAAQRRGGERLWLEAKGQEVRTQRSTLSQVARSAMPSVVSITTRQVSTEASGEEESQKGIGSGFIIHPDGYILTSDHVVEGASDITVSVLSPEGYAEEFPAEVVGADARTDCALLRIQAGRPLPALKLSSASRVEVADWIVVIGNPFGLAHSVTVGVVSYKGRTEVTPNGRDGDFDYMQMDASINPGNSGGPVLDLKGHVVAIANAVNVAGQGIGFAVPIDIAKAVLPHLKAHGKVRRGWMGITVEDFSPGMVSEFGLEGSRPGVVVSGVAEQGPAGRAGLRAGDVIVALNAQPVARAHKLRWQVSSRGAGRSVVLQVRRGGHPLKLRVTLEDLPEEQAPVAPVAARPSPPSKPVRSP
- a CDS encoding CFI-box-CTERM domain-containing protein, with product MWAALQPEDLFQAAQARAAQMGVRREELPVALERLRANASALFARIPEPPLYRRAEDPARKAASSLLPDVEKVLAEALAVTREPEAPAAAHGILAAVRAHAEGLCHTVAGRLGPAEAAWRLALTLERAAHPTRNLGTRPLELPAVYDKHTGLSRYDPQAAPQAKVKLACPNTGCKRIDDYAFTASHAYHRFLCPACQTPFKAYFGELRGLEVERLSSSNRFRFTVDELGSGGNTRIDFEEASGAEFPAARRDLLAFLYTEEPKLKVVVNVTNGRLMWISPAASCFVATAAFGPWAPELVAFRAFRDEVLSQHGIGRAFIRGYYRYGPWLAGWVVRHPRVKAGVRAVLTLVHRRLTRKGDA